AATGTGTCAACGTCCCTCCACTTCTACGGACACTACATGTCGTGTCAAAGGGGGCCAAGGGGATATTCCTTGATGGCGACGTCCGACCCATGAGCCCATCAGTCCATCTCCTTCTCTAAAgcttcggctataaatagcaacCTTTACCAAAAAAGGTTTAAGGATCActctctcactcttaacacacactCGTTTCCTTACTTTTTTGTAAGAACATTACGCAGTCTAACGTCGGATGGCGGTTACGAGAAAAACCCCCTACCTCTCCTTCTCGCAACAAGCTCATGGTGTTTTGTTTTGCAAATCATCCCAAGCTTTATCGATCGAAGAAGACATTAAGAGGATAACCTCCTAGTCGAGACTACCATTATAGTTCTATACCAAACGGATTAGAATTGGTGTTTCTTCATTTTTATACGATTGTTATTATTCTAAAAGTTGCAATTAAAATTGTTTGATATAGCAATTTAGTATATTTTAAGCTTTTGAACCCAAGTTGGAGTTTTACACAAATATTGCTTTGGCTTTGATTTTCTAGTCAACATTTTGGACAAGATCTAGCCCGTCTTCATGGTGCATGCATACAACCGGCTTCACAATTTATTTATTTGAAAAACAAAACCGGGTTTAACTGTTCAACTCACAATTTGAAATTTAAAACCGGTCATATAAACCCAACCAACCATTTCATATATCATTACTTTTAAGTTCTAGAATATGTGATTAAGCATATGATAATATTAACAAATCAACTTTATAActttttaaaatttaataaaaccTAATGATTTTCCAAAGATTTTAAAATTGAAAAGCCGCTTCAAACTATCAACTGAACTGTTTTTGGCCATTTGACTCGACTGGACCAACCAATCTAGCCAGTTTGGTTTGTCGTTTTTCAACTGAACTGTAAACATTTCAACCTATAACTTTTATCAAAAGCGGACTTACCAAAACCATGAACACCTGTAAATCGTAATACAAACCCTTGTGTTTATTCATACATACAGATGAAAGCATCCAGGGTTTACAACAGGTGAATAATGTATAACCATTACaaataatatgttttttttttactttttagttatacaccacaaaaaaaaaaaaaaaaaaaaaaaaaaaaaaaaaaaaaaaaaaacagtttcaggGTATATTCACATTCAAGAACCTCTTGTCAACAATCAACACACAGGTTCAATTTCCACACCATTGATGCCACCAATGGTCTCTTTTTCAGTTACGTGGCCCGGGTCAAAGTCAACAACCGGAAGTTCGACAGTAGTTTCTTCACTTCCTTCTGTATGATCCACAATACGTTCGTCCTCGTCCTCATCTTCTTCGCTTGCAACTGTCAAGTTTGCAGAAGCGGTTTGTGATGGTCGCTGATTGGCGAATTTTGGGGAGTCTGGGTTTGACCTCACTTCCTCAAGCTCTGCATCAATCTTCATTTTATTTGTCAAATGGTTGAGCCACAACAATAGTTCAACAATATAAGCTTCTGTTGGCCCTTTGTCCGCATGGTTAAATGTTTCAACCCGGTTTATATCGTTCAGCCCATTTGGCTTCCTTACTCCTCCCGAACTGCATAAATCACAAGTTCCGATTCTCAACCCAATTATATATACACAGGTTGATTTGGGTTATGTTTTATCTCTAACGGGTCAAATTGGTTTAGGTCATTATCTTGATTAGGGGATGTAAATGAGCCAAATCATTCGTAAGCTACTCGAGATTGGCTCGCTAAAAACTCAAATCGAGAGCTCGGGCCCAAgcagccgagctcgagcctaaaaataagcttgtttaatATATTAGCATGCTCAAGTAGGCTCGCAAGCTTAAACGGGGCCtactatttatatattttcacttTATATATCTGCATAATAATTATTGTATGTATAAAGTAtgatatatagaaaaagtatatcgtacaataTGCCTTAACGTACATTGCATACGCGAGGCAAAATCGCACGttatgttttgaaaaatgaaaatcgCATGTATTTAAAAAACTGAAATCGCACGTTATAGTATAAACAATGAAAGTCGCATgtgttaaaaaaacttaaaatcGCATGGATTTTAAAAAAGGACACTCGCATGTGGAAAAAAAAATGGAAGTCGCGTGTTATAAATCAATTTCGCATGTTGTTACTAAATCTCGTACGCAATGTACGTTAAGGCATTTTGTACGTTAACCGCCTCatgatatatataactaaaaatatttatatatttttgtaataaagctatagttataaatatatatacatataattaaaaatatatatgataaataaataataaacgaaCCAAGCTCAAGCTCGAGCATGAAAAATTACTCACGAGCTCGAGTTCTCGTTTACACCCTTAATGTTGATAAGATAGTTTTGTCCGTATATTTAACAGATTAACAGAATTTGTGCTGTCCGGTTTGATACACTTATCATAGTTTCATATTTTGacttgacccgttacccaacccgTATAATTTCCAATGGTAAACAGATACTGAAACAAATTTGTGACTCACCCGGTGTCCGCCCACTCGCCAACCCAACCAAATCCATGATGAGCCCTATTGAAAAAACAAGATACACGAAGAAAAGCTAAAACTGATCAGTTTACCAGCTGAAATGGTCAAAGGGTAAAGCGGGTCAGCTTTGCTTACTTTGCTGTGTTTATGGCTATCGGAGAAAACCAACATAGCGTTTTTTCAATTTCGGCTTTAATAGCGGGAACATCGAGCTGCAGAAACAAATAATATAAATTTCTAGAACATAATCGAGGCTTCGGGTCAAAATGGTACATTTTAATGTCCCTTTGGGCCCGTTTTCAAGACGTTTTTTTTGTAAATAATCAATGGAATTTAGGAGGTTGTACGTGTTTGAATATACTTTGACCTGTTAAGTTAACCATATCGACCAATTTCACTTGTTTCCTGATTAGTTATATTTTCTAATTTTGGCCCGTTAAAAACATAACCTAAATCGACCCGTTCATAAGCAAATAAGGTTCAGCTAGAGACAAGGTGAACATTTAGCGTACCTCTTTATCTACACGAAATGAAGTTAGTCTGGACCGATAAGATAATTCTATATCAGGTGGCAGGCTCTGGTATAATGTGCTTCTTGCAATGTAAGTCATAGGGCTGCTTCTAGAAACCTAATAAAATAAGACAACCCGTGTGAAACAATGAGCCCGAAAGAGACCGAAACTGAAATTTGGGAACATTTTGCATATAACTATATAAGTACGTTGTGAACCCTTAGAAATGATATCTAAACTTGAAAGAAAATAAAGGGTGTGTACTCACTATCGAGTCGATTTGAAGGACAATATTAGCATAATGCAACGCAAGACCGGAGGGTCCAAGTTTATGCTGCATGTTTGGGCAAGCACTTGATACTGCATTATTAGATGTCATCATCCAAAACTAGATACCATGAGTATAAACGTAAACAAATAGATTATGCTGCATGTTTGGGCAATCACttggtgctaaacgggtcgtgtttgtGGGTTGCCGGGTCGAACCCGATACGAACCCAAAAATTGTGAAAGCCCAAACATGACATGGGTATTTGAGGGATGACACGAATACGGCCCTTTTAACCCACAATTCTAATTATTTTGCATATTTATATTTgaaaattacaaatttacaaaAAAGAATACAAATGTATATAAATTTAGTGTTCAGTTTTCTTTTAACTTTTATATTTTGGCACAGCCACTTTATATTATGGcataaaacatgtttaaaaaaccttgtaaaaataaatggttaaatgtGTCGGCCTAAATCTGACCCATTTAGCTAAACATGTTCATGCATTCAACCCACGACAGATAAACCCAAACCCATGAATTTCGTGTTAGATTTGTGTCGTGTCAGAAGTATTTAGatctttttgtaaaaaaaaaaaagatcataattgataaaaaaaaaagtttggttGTTGTCTAAAATACCCTTATATAATGACAAAACTACTGAAAGCTTGTAGGCTAAAATTAATAACATCAATAAAAGATAGATTAATTCTTTAAGGAACAGGTTTAGTTAGAAACATTTGgaatttttttgtaattttcacgAGACATGGAGTATATATTGAAGCTAAGACCGACATACAACACGAGAAGGACATACATGCGGATTCGAAAGCTTCTTTGATCTGTCGGTTTAGATAGATGACAATATCTACAAGCTTTTCCATAACCTGTATCAGATAGTAAGTCAAAGAAAAATTTTCAACTAAGTCAAAGAAGAAATCAATGACAGAAATTAGAGGTTGTAACGGGTCACACGGGTTTACATCTTCCATACTCCTAGACCAGAGCGACTTCTTCTTCAGGAGTTTTACTTGCTTCTTTTGGCCTTTCAGTGTTTGCATTAAATACAGCTCACGGCCTGCAAAATGCATGATACGCTTATTTGAGTGTAATAAATTAATTCATAAATGATAGAACGGATATACGAAGCATACAACAAAACTATGCTATATAGAGGCGAAACAGGTTGAGCCACTCGTGTGTTACTCAAGATCCGCTCGTTGTAAGCTCGAATCGAACCGAGCATAAATGACTAAACGAGCTCAAGCTTAAGCTGGAGATCATTTAATAAATTATCCCAAGGCTCTACTAGGCTTGCGAGCCTATAAAACCTTTTATTCATATATACATAGGAAATATTATCACTATATATGTATAAAATATATAAGAAAGTAACTAAACATAGTGTGCTATAAAAAtagaattaaaaattaaaaaaaaaacaaaattcaaCGTatatgttaataaataaaataattaacatAATAAACTAGCCAAGCCCGAGCTGAGCTTGAACTTAAAATACTCACGAGCTGAGTTCGAGCTTTAGATAGAGTGTTCGGCTCGTTCACATCCCTAGTGGTATACTTTCTAATTGGGGTTGTTTTAAACTTCAAAGATCTACAACATTTCCTTTTTTGGTAAGTTTTCAAATTTGAATTACTTTTTTTCCTTTTCTAGTATCAACAATTTTTCTTTACTTTGTCCTAACTAAGGTAATTTTAGACATTTGATCAATAGTTAAAAGTTTATTCAAATTTATATATACATCAAATAAAACATTGCAAGCTTTTGAACTTGTAATTTCCTAATAGATATTTGGATAATTGAATTATGGTTTGACCTTTCGGAGTTGGAGTTGAATTAGGCCCTCCTTGGTCATCTTGCTCAAGTTTGTCCAATACGGATAACTCTCTGTACAAATCCTGCACCCAAAGATGACggattagctctgataccatgtaaaattATAAGTTGTGACTTTtcgctagttattcaaggaagagtaaattacaaaaatcgtcctttatgtatgtcacttattgcaaactgtgtcctttgtcttcaataattacagaaaatgtactcgatgtttgcaaacccttgcaagttatgtcctttagccctaactcagttaatttttgtggttaaatctgaccaaatggaccccacatgagggtatttttgtggttaaatctaaccaaatggaccccacatgagagtaaaatgaccaaaataccatcatgtggggtccatttggtcagatttaaccacacaaaattaactgagttagggctaaagtacataacttgcaagggtttgcaaagatcaagtacgttttctgtaattattgaagataaaggacacagtttgcaataagtgacatacataaaggacgatttttgtaatttactcttcaaGGAAAAACCTTTCCGTATAGAATACATGATGGGCCACGGGACGAGATTAAGAATTTAAGATAGAtgtaaataaagaaaaaaaaaacgcacGGGTAAGAAAATTTAGTGTGGGACTAATGGACTACTAACAAAGTTGATTGTTATTTGAATATTTGGGGTGTAACAAGGTTCTAGAAACGACCATAATACCTCTATACTCATTCCAAGTTTAACTTGAGAGTCTAGAACCGCCGGTAGTCAAACTCATCGCGTACATTATTCATATAGATTCCCGAAATGTAATATTCATCCTTTGTAACATTAGATCTTTAAAACATTTAGCTTCCACACAAAAAAGGTGTTTTGAAACTGATTATCTATATTACACATAGTAATATATTTAACTGTAAATATCATAGTGTAGAAGGTATATGTGTGTAATAACTAACTTTACACATCACACATAAAAATCTTCTAGTCCATGATAATCACTTGTTTAATCAATTTCATACCAACAACATTATCTAAGGATAAAAATCTTAGtttgtcatttcattttaagACGTCTACGCATTTCATAAAGCATGTTCCTTTTCTTCACAAAAATGttctttttggtcattttatctATTAATACCTTATATAGTTAGAATTTGAACACACAAACATCTGATCATCGGATGATTACAAATTCTTATTTTATTACACGTGATTATCTTTATCTAATTATTCCATCTCGGGGTCCACATTTTTTAGCTTCCATTATAGCAAAAGATATTATAACTTGGGATGCTTACAGCTGTATGTTGAACCAAGTTTAGCAATTGCTCCATTGTTACTTCTGGTAGCACCTTAAATTGCTTAGGTCGGGTAAGTCCCCTGTCCTGTCTGGAAAACGGTAAATAAAAAAACCGAGTGAAAACTACGTAACAATTGATAAATAGAGGTGACAATATGGGTAgattgggtaacgggtcaaaatgaattCAAGTTAAAACCGGTCACTTTTATTATGCTTTGCTCGCAAACACTTTTTCCCCCTTTTGTAATTTAATTGCTTTAATTATGCTtaacataaaaatattatatttagtaAATCCAAATCTTTGAATAATTCGGGTGGCTTTCAAGTTTCAACCTGTTCAAACCATTCCCCTTCTAGCTAAAAAATTGATTTGGCCCATTTGACTAAACAACTAAAATCGACCCGTTTATAAATAAATGGATAAAACCGCCACCTCCAATAACAAGAAATGCCAGAAGAGTATAATAAATATGCACAAGTTACTTCTCAAAATAAACATCCAAATTGTGCCACTGAGGATCTTTACATCTATTTCCAAACCGAACCACTTCTCCCGTAAAGATTTTCAGCTCGGCCCTGCAAAATCCGCATATCCCATCAACTAAAATAATACCAAAATAAATGACACAGGAACAAAATCTATGATTTTGAACCTCTTATCTGCTGCGACGATtcttaaaagctcgtccacgtcTTTGGATACTAAATTTTGTACGCCTTCGGAAAGAAAAACTACTTCTTTCAGATGCCTTATATTTCTATCTGACAGAGTGTTCATAAGGCTAGAACCCTTCATGACAGTGTTGGCAACCTCAAATGATAAAATACATAGTTCATTGCCTTTTGTTGTGGGCCCTGTGACGAAATGACTACCGGAGTTTAGACTTTTCACACTGCTTCCAAGAGTGTCTAATACATCCACCGCCTTTCCTATCCCTAAGCTACCGGCTTTGAGTGCAGTCACCTGAGAGCATTAAGCATAAGATAATGGTTAGAGATGGCGATATGGGCAGGTTGGGTACGGGTCAAAACAAGAGATTTGTAGTATGTGTTGAAACGCGCTGGCTTGGGTTGACCCGCAAACACTTCCTTTTTCACTACAATCTGGATGTTTCAatataggggtgcaaacgagcggagccgagctcgagctcggctcgttggtagtttctcaagctcgagctcagctagtttttattatctattaatttaatatattaaataaaaaaatataaagaatagactcgtttaggctcgcgagctcgataagtgaagctagggctcgtttactaaacaagcttatttttagtTTCGGTCTCggctcgtaaacaagtttaaataagctcggctcggcttgtttACTAGACTAACTTTAAATAAGGGGgaaatgttattaaatattaataaaaaataatattacactaaggctcgataaagCTCGACGAGcctgacgagcttcacatgccagGCTCGAGATCGGGCTCGATaaataaacgagctttattttaggctcaaactcggttcgggctcgataaggctcggctcgtttagagctttttctcgagccgctCGGTTCGTTTGCACCCCTATTTGAATACAACGATCTTGGATGTTGTATGAATTAAAACTAAAATTTGGACACGTTCAACGTGTTTGACCCTGTTCCCCTCTTAGCTACTTCTTTATTTGGTCCGCTTGAGATAAAACACAAACCAGACAGACTAATATACAATAATGGGTTCAAATTTGTCATCTTTAGTAATGGTGGTAAAATCATAATATCTAAAAGATACAAAGAGAATTTTAACTAGCATATAAACTAGAAACAAAACTGTTCAAGAAAATGGCGGATTCATAATTTGCACTATGGTTACAAACTCTTATTCTCTATTTTTACAAAGTAACCTATGTAAAAGATCCACATACCCGGAAGCTTCTAGATCTTGATTTCTCAGACAAAGCTGCAGGGATGCGAGGTATCCCATCATAAAATTCATCTTCTTTGCTACTAAATATAGTCGCATTCTTTTTAGGACTAACAACCTCTTCTTTCGTTTGCTTTCTTTCAAGCGTAGAATTATCGGTTTCCTTTCTTGAAGGAGTCGAGTCATCTTGAAAATTTGATTGCTTCGAGTCACGAGATCCGTATGCATTGGCATATGATGACCCCTTTTTAGGGGTTGAACTCTTCGACGAACGCGCTCCCATATCTCTAAAGAGTGCAAACAAAGGCTTTACAAATCTTAAGGAAAAGACACAGGGTATCAAACTAGTTATGTGTTTAACCGTAATTATCATATTACGAAAGTCGAAAGGTATCTATGTGTAATATCAAACACAATTAATATACATTTACCCTTTGTGGTTTAACTCAAATAACCAACCAAAATATTTCACATAAACTTTCCAATCAATATATAGAATGAGTACTTGACTAATGATTGCCTGTAACCACATAATCAAGATTCAAGAAACATGCTTTTCAAGAAAATAATAAACCAAGGAGAGCAAATCACATTAATCATAATTCATAAAGAAAATACCCACCAAGAACACTTATATTACCCTAATAAACACAAATTTATAACCTTTTTTTTATCAAATTCATCTCaaaatcttgaaaaaaaaaaatcatgagtTCCTACTTCAACTACTTGGATCATAAACTATGaacacaaacacaaaaaaaaaaaaaaaaaaaaaaaatcacacacACCCACATAATTTTAATCTAAAACTAAACAGACCCAGATGGTAAAATCTTGATTAAACAATATGCTTACCGAATACAGAAAAAAGTATGAAGCTTGTATGAATAAAAAATGAAATCTTGATTAAAACCCCAAGTGAGTTTTGGGGTTGAAGACGAACCCTAGAAGAAACAGGACGGTCAATGTCGATGGGGAAGAATCAGGAGACCAAAAAAGGTCAAAATCGTTGTGCTAATTCTGAATACACAGCTCAGTATTTGTCAACGTTTTCCTTGTTTCATTTGATGTAAACAAATGTCTATGTTGTCCCGCGTTCCTTTTTATTGTTTcttttttgtttatgtttattgtttatttatgtatatttattatatattttttctgACAATTTCTCTTTCATCCTTGTGTGAAAGCAAACACCCCCACAATTTTTTAGTTTGACAGCAAAAGCCATGTTGGACCGGGGGTTGACCTGGGTTACGTAGCTATATTGTAGGTCTAGTCCGATAAAAAGATTGATCGGGCTAGGTTATGTTACGTTACGTGTATGGTTTCGAAAGAGGATAAAGGATTAAAGGGGAGTTGCATCCTTgcaggggtcgaaaacgtatatacccaaaagtttctataaaatcggggggtcgaaaacgtatttGCCCAAAATTTCTatatgaaaactacatactctccactactgagccaAAAGTTCGAGGGGTCGGCTGCCCCCTCCCATCCACTAGAAATTGTGCCCCTGCTTCCCTCCATCCCTCACTTCCTTTTATTCTGAAACATCTCAAAATCTTTTTTATTTCATATTCCAAACGGGACCTCCATTCTCTCCATACTACAATCCCCTTAAGGGGCGTGGTTGATCCTCCACCTCCATGTCAGCATCCCCGTGATCACACGATGCTCAA
Above is a window of Helianthus annuus cultivar XRQ/B chromosome 14, HanXRQr2.0-SUNRISE, whole genome shotgun sequence DNA encoding:
- the LOC110941995 gene encoding protein PSK SIMULATOR 1 isoform X1, with translation MGARSSKSSTPKKGSSYANAYGSRDSKQSNFQDDSTPSRKETDNSTLERKQTKEEVVSPKKNATIFSSKEDEFYDGIPRIPAALSEKSRSRSFRVTALKAGSLGIGKAVDVLDTLGSSVKSLNSGSHFVTGPTTKGNELCILSFEVANTVMKGSSLMNTLSDRNIRHLKEVVFLSEGVQNLVSKDVDELLRIVAADKRAELKIFTGEVVRFGNRCKDPQWHNLDVYFEKQDRGLTRPKQFKVLPEVTMEQLLNLVQHTADLYRELSVLDKLEQDDQGGPNSTPTPKGRELYLMQTLKGQKKQVKLLKKKSLWSRSMEDVMEKLVDIVIYLNRQIKEAFESALSSACPNMQHKLGPSGLALHYANIVLQIDSIVSRSSPMTYIARSTLYQSLPPDIELSYRSRLTSFRVDKELDVPAIKAEIEKTLCWFSPIAINTAKAHHGFGWVGEWADTGSGGVRKPNGLNDINRVETFNHADKGPTEAYIVELLLWLNHLTNKMKIDAELEEVRSNPDSPKFANQRPSQTASANLTVASEEDEDEDERIVDHTEGSEETTVELPVVDFDPGHVTEKETIGGINGVEIEPVC
- the LOC110941995 gene encoding protein PSK SIMULATOR 1 isoform X2, yielding MGARSSKSSTPKKGSSYANAYGSRDSKQSNFQDDSTPSRKETDNSTLERKQTKEEVVSPKKNATIFSSKEDEFYDGIPRIPAALSEKSRSRSFRVTALKAGSLGIGKAVDVLDTLGSSVKSLNSGSHFVTGPTTKGNELCILSFEVANTVMKGSSLMNTLSDRNIRHLKEVVFLSEGVQNLVSKDVDELLRIVAADKRAELKIFTGEVVRFGNRCKDPQWHNLDVYFEKQDRGLTRPKQFKVLPEVTMEQLLNLVQHTADLYRELSVLDKLEQDDQGGPNSTPTPKGRELYLMQTLKGQKKQVKLLKKKSLWSRSMEDVMEKLVDIVIYLNRQIKEAFESALSSACPNMQHKLGPSGLALHYANIVLQIDSIVSRSSPMTYIARSTLYQSLPPDIELSYRSRLTSFRVDKELDVPAIKAEIEKTLCWFSPIAINTAKAHHGFGWVGEWADTG